Proteins from one Microbacterium sp. Root553 genomic window:
- a CDS encoding DUF6510 family protein: MDTTHPGHRTRVDGNAAGGVLLEVFGREMTAARAACAHCDREAELGDAVAELDPAGVILLCRGCGRTLLTCLRVDGRHVLEVGALARLEWASADD; the protein is encoded by the coding sequence TGGACACTACTCACCCCGGCCATCGCACGAGGGTCGACGGCAATGCCGCCGGCGGGGTCCTGCTCGAGGTCTTCGGCAGAGAGATGACGGCTGCTCGAGCTGCCTGCGCGCACTGCGATCGGGAGGCCGAGCTCGGCGACGCGGTCGCGGAGCTCGATCCGGCCGGAGTCATCCTGCTCTGCCGCGGATGCGGGCGCACGCTGCTGACGTGCCTGCGGGTCGACGGGCGGCACGTTCTCGAGGTCGGTGCTCTCGCCCGCCTGGAGTGGGCGTCCGCCGACGACTAG
- a CDS encoding DUF7882 family protein, translating to MAKFVYEANQKVEIDDRALHHLQVVMTTKLRRGEPFLFTWREDASVGGGRSSVWIHPGCNLVFKYAGGKVPELNRHWIEALAFTANAPSGLYLVREPETAAPERAAEHS from the coding sequence ATGGCGAAGTTCGTCTACGAGGCTAATCAGAAGGTCGAGATCGATGACCGCGCACTGCATCATCTGCAGGTCGTGATGACGACGAAGCTGCGACGCGGCGAGCCGTTCCTCTTCACCTGGAGGGAGGATGCCAGCGTCGGCGGAGGTCGCAGCTCCGTCTGGATCCATCCGGGGTGCAACCTCGTCTTCAAGTACGCCGGCGGCAAGGTGCCCGAGCTCAACCGTCACTGGATCGAGGCCCTCGCGTTCACCGCGAACGCACCGTCGGGCCTGTATCTGGTTCGCGAACCCGAGACCGCGGCCCCGGAGCGGGCCGCCGAGCACAGCTGA
- a CDS encoding GAF and ANTAR domain-containing protein, with protein MPLEARRDSHPTNDLTAVLRRLADALDTDYDVVDTMDLLVDAATRFTPAVDAGIVLADGEGRLHVLGSTSERASDVEEAELGIEQGPCLDSFRSGHVVETVDLRASADRWPEFAPLAARRGLRAGYAVPLALRGQRLGALNLFFDRVGVLTDQDAAVAQALSEFATIGLVQHRTLREQTDLAAQLQHALDSRIVIEQAKGALSYQRGVSIDEAFTVLRRHARSAGARLHDVAQQIVDRRLTL; from the coding sequence ATGCCGCTCGAGGCGAGACGCGACTCGCACCCGACGAACGATCTGACAGCCGTTCTCCGCAGATTGGCCGATGCGCTCGACACGGACTACGACGTCGTCGACACCATGGACCTGCTGGTCGACGCTGCGACGCGCTTCACTCCCGCGGTCGATGCAGGGATCGTTCTCGCTGACGGTGAAGGACGACTGCATGTGCTGGGTTCGACCAGTGAGCGTGCGAGCGACGTGGAGGAGGCGGAGCTGGGCATCGAGCAGGGACCCTGCCTCGACAGCTTCCGCTCCGGACACGTCGTGGAGACGGTCGATCTGCGGGCGAGCGCCGACCGCTGGCCGGAGTTCGCACCCCTCGCGGCACGACGCGGCCTCCGCGCCGGCTACGCCGTGCCGCTCGCCCTGCGCGGTCAGCGCCTCGGTGCGCTGAACCTCTTCTTCGACAGGGTCGGCGTGCTCACCGACCAGGATGCGGCCGTGGCCCAGGCGCTCAGCGAGTTCGCGACCATCGGCCTGGTGCAGCATCGCACTCTTCGCGAGCAGACCGACCTCGCGGCACAGCTTCAGCACGCGCTCGACAGCAGGATAGTGATCGAACAGGCGAAGGGCGCGCTCTCGTATCAACGCGGTGTCTCCATCGACGAGGCCTTCACGGTCCTCAGAAGACACGCACGCTCGGCCGGCGCACGCCTGCACGATGTCGCACAGCAGATCGTCGACCGACGACTCACCCTGTGA